The following are encoded in a window of Fibrobacter sp. UWB13 genomic DNA:
- a CDS encoding phospholipid-binding protein MlaC, translating to MFKKILIAIACASLLSFAAEDPVSVVKSKDVELQNIIKKSKRTAKETERVKNLLNDSFDFALLAKKSLAASDWKAQDEASQQKFVTEFQRMVRNSSANRLELYRADSTIYEPAKMKGSDDARVVAHLWNKGKESVLEYKMTLVNGKWKAWDLVIDDLSTARNYKEQFSKILKDKSFAELIDIISKKADEAEK from the coding sequence ATGTTTAAGAAAATTTTGATCGCTATTGCCTGTGCTTCGCTCTTGTCTTTTGCTGCCGAAGATCCGGTGTCTGTTGTGAAGAGCAAGGACGTTGAATTGCAGAACATCATCAAGAAGTCCAAGCGTACCGCTAAAGAAACGGAACGCGTCAAGAACCTTTTGAATGATTCCTTTGATTTTGCCTTGCTTGCCAAGAAGTCTTTGGCTGCTAGCGACTGGAAGGCTCAGGATGAAGCTTCTCAGCAGAAGTTTGTGACGGAATTCCAGCGTATGGTCCGCAACTCTAGTGCAAACCGCTTGGAACTTTACCGCGCCGATTCCACGATTTACGAACCGGCCAAGATGAAGGGTTCGGATGATGCTCGCGTTGTGGCTCACTTGTGGAACAAGGGCAAGGAATCGGTGCTCGAATACAAGATGACGCTTGTGAACGGCAAGTGGAAGGCTTGGGACTTGGTCATCGATGACCTTTCTACAGCTCGCAACTACAAGGAACAGTTCAGTAAAATCTTGAAGGACAAGAGCTTTGCCGAATTGATCGACATTATCAGCAAGAAGGCTGACGAAGCCGAAAAGTAA
- a CDS encoding pseudouridine synthase — MAVLTLERLLASMGFGSRKDARGLVRMGLVELDGKVLDDPFMEFKTRPEYITVNGEEAPTVEKLYVMLFKPTDVECSHNARDHKPVYDLLPERFTAMGLQSVGRLDADSSGLLLLSNQGDFIHKVESPKKGLWKKYRVTLARPFTDAQKAELLAGVMLKDERRPVLAREIEVNGNAVDISIGEGLYHQVRRMFAAVGNHVETLERIAIGPVVLDRTLGEGGWRFLTEEEVAALS; from the coding sequence ATGGCTGTTTTGACTTTGGAACGATTGCTGGCTTCGATGGGCTTTGGCAGCCGCAAGGATGCGCGTGGATTAGTGCGCATGGGCCTTGTGGAACTGGATGGCAAGGTTCTCGATGACCCGTTCATGGAATTCAAGACGCGTCCGGAATACATTACTGTGAATGGCGAAGAAGCTCCGACGGTCGAGAAGTTGTACGTGATGCTTTTCAAGCCGACGGATGTGGAATGCAGCCACAACGCTCGTGACCACAAGCCCGTGTATGATTTGCTGCCGGAACGCTTTACCGCGATGGGCCTCCAGTCTGTCGGGCGCTTGGATGCGGATTCTTCGGGACTCTTGTTGCTCTCGAATCAGGGAGACTTTATCCACAAGGTCGAAAGCCCGAAGAAGGGACTCTGGAAAAAGTATCGCGTGACGCTTGCACGCCCGTTTACGGATGCGCAGAAGGCGGAACTCTTGGCGGGCGTGATGCTCAAGGACGAACGACGTCCGGTGCTGGCTCGTGAGATTGAAGTTAATGGTAATGCGGTGGACATTTCGATAGGCGAGGGACTGTACCACCAGGTTCGCCGCATGTTCGCTGCGGTCGGCAATCATGTCGAGACGCTTGAACGCATTGCGATTGGACCGGTTGTTCTGGATCGTACGTTGGGTGAGGGCGGTTGGCGATTCCTCACCGAAGAAGAAGTCGCTGCACTGTCGTAA
- a CDS encoding TolC family protein produces the protein MIRNLFYVLAMTGIALAGEVRYDCLRFVEQGLASDPQMEELRYGTEAKKNKIKSLKSEVILPTFYVSMMVGPAPGLKEYNDYYFNQSGDTLGVEKAEKYDFSRMGPFWGVEAKFVQPLNLGQYRTGKLALEADLQQKSFEIENSTLKKEVELQSYYYNYLLALEMKRIAADAQKQVDKAYDQLEEALDEDEPTVSQTDLLNLKAKMHTVKEGVIEADLGMKRVQLAIRFALGLQDGDTFAAEDTILAMRPEPMPTEEQVREWTIKHNPELKQLEAGVRARRLQMDLAEAKLAPEFFVMGQFEYVKSWAGNRNVLQKNAFAQDAVNKISGLIGVGLRYRLNFWKGWEDYRQAKTEYRGLKLKENYASDGLVAKAIEQYYQVVAAKGKLDALRESLRATESLLKDAAMKYDLDKSQTGALVSAYTQNITMQKDYYFAVCRYNVEFAGLVAKMGLSLSDYKTYFK, from the coding sequence GTGATTAGGAATTTGTTTTATGTTCTTGCAATGACGGGGATCGCCTTGGCGGGTGAAGTCCGGTATGATTGTTTGCGCTTTGTTGAACAAGGGCTTGCTAGTGACCCGCAGATGGAAGAGCTGCGTTATGGAACGGAAGCCAAGAAAAATAAAATCAAGTCGCTCAAGTCCGAAGTTATTTTGCCGACATTTTACGTGTCGATGATGGTGGGACCTGCTCCTGGTCTCAAGGAATATAACGATTACTATTTCAATCAGTCTGGGGACACGCTAGGTGTTGAAAAAGCTGAAAAGTACGATTTCTCTAGAATGGGTCCATTCTGGGGAGTCGAAGCCAAGTTTGTCCAGCCGCTAAATTTGGGTCAGTACCGAACGGGTAAGCTGGCTTTGGAAGCGGATCTACAGCAAAAGTCTTTTGAAATTGAAAACTCGACGCTCAAGAAAGAAGTAGAACTCCAGAGCTATTATTACAACTATCTCCTTGCTCTTGAAATGAAGCGCATTGCCGCCGATGCTCAAAAGCAGGTCGATAAGGCGTATGACCAGCTTGAAGAAGCTTTGGACGAAGATGAACCGACGGTTTCACAGACGGATCTTTTGAACTTGAAGGCTAAAATGCACACCGTCAAGGAAGGTGTGATTGAGGCTGACCTTGGCATGAAGCGTGTGCAGTTGGCGATTCGCTTTGCGCTTGGCTTGCAGGATGGCGATACTTTTGCCGCCGAAGATACAATCCTTGCGATGAGACCGGAACCGATGCCGACGGAAGAACAGGTCCGCGAATGGACCATCAAGCATAATCCGGAGTTGAAGCAGCTTGAAGCTGGGGTGCGAGCCCGCAGACTCCAGATGGATTTGGCTGAAGCAAAACTTGCTCCGGAGTTCTTTGTCATGGGGCAGTTCGAGTATGTGAAAAGCTGGGCGGGTAACCGTAACGTGTTGCAGAAGAATGCCTTTGCTCAAGATGCAGTGAACAAGATTTCTGGGCTTATCGGTGTTGGTTTGAGATACCGCTTGAATTTCTGGAAAGGCTGGGAAGACTATCGTCAGGCGAAAACTGAATATCGCGGGCTTAAGCTGAAAGAAAATTACGCTTCGGATGGGCTTGTGGCAAAAGCTATTGAACAGTATTATCAAGTGGTTGCCGCCAAGGGAAAGCTCGATGCTTTACGTGAAAGCCTCCGTGCGACGGAATCGCTTTTGAAAGATGCCGCCATGAAATACGACCTCGATAAGTCCCAAACGGGTGCGCTTGTTTCTGCTTATACGCAGAATATAACCATGCAAAAAGATTATTATTTCGCAGTTTGCCGATATAACGTCGAATTTGCCGGATTAGTGGCAAAGATGGGGTTGTCTCTTAGCGACTATAAAACGTATTTTAAGTAA